The following proteins are co-located in the Solenopsis invicta isolate M01_SB chromosome 7, UNIL_Sinv_3.0, whole genome shotgun sequence genome:
- the LOC105202070 gene encoding AF4/FMR2 family member lilli isoform X3, which yields MASGLPNVHQKKLGPAPIASFEDLSEDVENGESAAAAAAAATAAAVTTGRMPGIVEVTTPATPGSSLKTPSTPRIDISRASSSSHHEDSNSRDSSPERELLAGTEPPAGCKLTLGYKEDAQDLRSSTEELDLQDPVHEQDRKRESKRRKRKEVDGSQSDYSGKQPGQDRERKDSNCSEICLLNISGRTSRLSSVGSQGSGVSGKLSVMSATSSRSPSPHKCLLETSFCGSKPTLVDNLIEPSKPETDDLEKILLKREADTTKALIPESIKVPIVGGNLKPDPLDKPRRRGREERKEIFKREVEITKRFLEKVNIEVPIIKKFGEQQGSTLQAQQHQQRKQQQQQCQSTKIQNQEVQKPATLDFNDKRKKSQNFKEIVQTTPTTSSLTGSPKLPRHQKVRDLEGSRTPSPSSVSRKSSFTSLFKARTDGSVLSPESPSPSTKPRRSLTSKLKDTTESLRSRSKSRERVSVDKGSMKKDSKAKGMFSSTLSLFKKRERKKSYDEAIAASCDFEVASGDEQPSLESIGHVEFTFNTEKERNRQEDSIFISLHADDRNYEEALPSESVSIPLETPTKLLDEYDSEGPHTGSIITEVSIEHHPTPSSSINVAKIRAEAQIETIMATQTAFGSSTKDNQLPQSVSKDSHVLKSSTRDSKISAQANKMETPPPPVKSSTTTKPDIKVEIKSTDSRTSSGGSSKESDGKRPDITKPKRKSKETHHHHHQQQQQQQQQQQQQQQQQQQQQQQQQQQQQQQQQQQQQLSELSDDVVMQQKKISSGESCRLVQETKRLDLLDDKISKLEQENLVKTPSVISDLDHNSSESERDSEIEFIRNKVEKLAEELPDERKGLFYEESFEEDLPYVPTTLPMEKSVAVPILPVKQRLQEVRTIPIERPRSTTPINPTLLDEFVMQTSLDERRVERMKISLPREDSFKLKSPRRQHASTANTFTEFAGKVPPDGGRKTVNQGKSPSPPPLPPRASAAAAAAAATAAATASSSSSSSISAAVTATATAAAASATSATRPSNWINFEEIPEKRKAPKRIQTIPRPEEEIAKTISGGYNYVQPEECKCECHEESRRASMREAAAAAAMAAAVAATATATATTTVTAATTGTSTRTSSCSSNGERACNGENCTASTTGGGGGGGGSGNSVDRASIVRNLFLYFQ from the exons GTACGGAACCTCCGGCCGGTTGCAAGCTGACGTTGGGCTACAAGGAGGATGCCCAAGATCTCAGATCTTCTACGGAGGAGCTAGATTTACAGGATCCAGTTCACGAACAGGACCGCAAACGAGAGTCCAAAAGACGGAAACGGAAGGAGGTCGACGGATCCCAATCGGATTACAGCGGCAAGCAGCCGGGACAGGATCGTGAACGCAAGGACAGTAATTGCTCGGAGATATGTTTGCTCAACATCAGCGGTAGAACGTCTAGGCTGTCGTCGGTCGGTAGTCAAGGCTCTGGCGTCTCTGGAAAGCTCTCGGTCATGTCAGCGACTTCTTCCAG ATCCCCCAGTCCTCACAAGTGTTTACTAGAGACGTCGTTCTGCGGAAGCAAGCCGACGCTAGTTGACAATCTGATAGAGCCGTCGAAGCCGGAGACTGACGATCTCGAGAAGATACTCCTGAAGCGGGAAGCCGATACCACAAAAGCATTGATTCCTGAGAGTATTAAAGTGCCTATAGTAGGTGGTAATCTCAAGCCGGATCCGTTGGACAAGCCTAGAAGACGCGGTCGTGAGGAAAGGAAAGAAATCTTTAAACGAGAAGTGGAAATCACTAAAAGATTTTTGGAAAAAGTTAACATAGAG GTaccaattatcaaaaaattcgGTGAACAACAAGGATCAACGTTGCAAGCACAACAGCATCAACAACGtaagcaacagcagcagcaatgCCAATCAACAAAGATTCAAAACCAGGAAGTTCAGAAACCCGCGACACTTGATTTTAATGACAAAAGGAAGAAATCTCAAAACTTTAAGGAAATTGTACAGACAACACCTACGACGAGTAGTCTCACCGGAAGTCCCAAGTTACCGAGACATCAAAAAGTTCGTGATCTTGAAGGTTCGCGAACGCCCAGTCCGTCGTCTGTCTCTAGAAAAAGTAGCTTTACTTCGTTGTTTAAG GCTAGAACCGATGGCAGCGTATTAAGTCCGGAATCACCATCGCCCAGCACAAAGCCACGACGGAGTTTAACATCGAAATTGAAGGACACTACGGAAAGCCTGAGAAGTCGTTCAAAGTCACGCGAGAGGGTTTCCGTCGACAAGGGTTCGATGAAGAAGGACTCGAAAGCTAAGGGAATGTTTTCATCTACGTTGAGCTTGTTTAAAAAACGTGAGAGGAAGAAGAGCTACGATGAGGCGATTGCAGCCTCGTGCGACTTCGAAGTTGCCAGTGGGGACGAACAGCCATCTCTGGAGAGCATCGGTCATGTAGAATTTACATTCAAcacggagaaagagaggaatCGTCAAGAAGATTCCATCTTTATTAGTTTGCACGCCGATGACAGAAATTACGAGGAAGCATTGCCGTCGGAGAGCGTTTCGATACCATTGGAAACGCCAACGAAACTGTTGGACGAGTACGATTCCGAGGGGCCGCATACCGGCAGCATAATCACAGAGGTTTCGATCGAGCACCATCCGACACCATCGTCTTCGataaacgtcgctaaaattagGGCCGAAGCGCAGATAGAGACAATTATGGCGACGCAGACTGCGTTCGGAAGCTCAACCAAGGATAATCAGCTTCCGCAGAGCGTGTCGAAAGATTCGCATGTACTAAAAAGTTCAACGAGGGACTCGAAGATTAGCGCGCAAGCTAACAAAATGGAAACTCCGCCGCCACCGGTCAAGTCATCGACTACGACAAAACCAGATATTAAAGTAGAAATTAAATCGACAGACTCGCGAACGTCATCCGGTGGCTCATCGAAAGAATCTGATGGCAAAAGGCCGGACATAACGAAGCCGAAAAGAAAAAGCAAAGAGactcatcatcatcatcatcagcagcagcagcagcagcagcagcagcagcagcagcagcagcagcagcagcagcagcagcagcagcagcagcagcagcagcagcagcagcagcagcagcaacaacaacagctATCAGAATTATCCGACGATGTAGTGATGCAGCAGAAAAAGATAAGCTCGGGAGAATCTTGCCGACTTGTCCAAGAAACTAAAAGACTTGATCTTCTCGATGACAAGATCAGCAAGCTGGAACAGGAAAATTTGGTAAAAACGCCTAGTGTTATATCCGATTTGGATCACAACAGCTCTGAATCCGAGAGAGATTCGGAGATTGAGTTTATTCGCAATAAGGTCGAAAAACTGGCTGAAGAGCTGCCGGACGAACGAAAGGGTCTCTTCTATGAGGAGAGCTTTGAGGAAGATCTTCCCTACGTACCGACGACGCTGCCAATGGAAAAAAGTGTCGCTGTACCTATTCTACCGGTTAAACAGCGACTTCAGGAAGTAAG aacGATCCCTATTGAGAGACCGCGTTCAACCACGCCGATAAACCCGACTCTGCTGGATGAATTTGTGATGCAGACATCGTTAGATGAGCGGCGCGTGGAACGGATGAAGATTTCTCTGCCGCGAGAGGATAGTTTCAAGCTCAAAAGCCCGCGTCGGCAACACGCCAGTACAGCGAATACATTCACAGAATTTGCGGGCAAGGTGCCGCCGGACGGTGGCCGCAAAACCGTTAATCAAGGAAAATCACCTAGTCCACCTCCACTGCCACCGAGagcatcagcagcagcagcagcagcagcagcaacagcagcagcaacagcttcatcgtcatcgtcatcgtcaatATCAGCAGCAGTgacagcaacagcaacagcagcggCAGCATCAGCAACATCAGCAACAAGACCAAGCAACTGGATCAACTTTGAAGAGATACCTGAAAAGCGAAAAGCACCAAAACGGATACAGACGATACCGCGGCCAGAGGAGGAGATCGCGAAGACTATCAGCGGCGGTTACAATTACGTGCAACCGGAAGAGTGCAAGTGCGAGTGCCACGAGGAGTCTAGACGGGCGTCCATGCGGGAggcagcggcggcagcggcgatgGCAGCGGCTGTCGCCGCCACTGCTACTGCCACTGCCACTACCACTGTCACTGCCGCCACAACTGGCACCAGTACCAGAACCTCCTCTTGCAGCAGCAATGGCGAACGAGCGTGCAACGGCGAAAATTGTACGGCGTCGACGAccggaggcggcggcggcggcggcggcagcggtaaCTCGGTCGACCGCGCCAGTATCGTCAG AAATTTGTTTCTGTACTTTCAGTGA